The following are from one region of the Capsicum annuum cultivar UCD-10X-F1 chromosome 1, UCD10Xv1.1, whole genome shotgun sequence genome:
- the LOC107841581 gene encoding ribonucleoside-diphosphate reductase small chain A isoform X2 yields MGSLRKGTQRVLLLHEEEEGEEEPILKEQPQKYCTFPITYPQLWEMYKKAQAGFWTAEEVDLSQDLQQWEGLSESEKHFISHVLAFFAASDGIVLENLAARFLNDVQIQEEVTGSSIGNSLWQKCKARAFYGFQIAMENIHSEMYSLLLETYIKDSRQKNKLFNAIESIPCVSQKAKWALNWIQSSSSFAERLVAFACVEGIFFSGSFCAIFWLKKRGLMPGLTFSNELISRDEGLHCDFACLLYSFIRKQLTRQKVHQIVSEAVEIETEFVCDALPCALIGMNAELMSRYIKFVADRLLVALGYAKKYNVENPFDWMEFISLQGKANFFERRVGDYQKASVMSSLQDNGKNFEFKLDEDF; encoded by the exons ATGGGTTCTTTGAGAAAAGGAACACAAAGGGTATTGCTATTGCATGAAGAAGAGGAAGGAGAAGAAGAACCAATCTTGAAAGAACAACCCCAAAAGTACTGCACTTTTCCTATTACATACCCACAACTTTGGGAAATGTACAAGAAAGCACAAGCCGGTTTCTGGACTG CTGAGGAGGTAGACCTGTCTCAGGATTTGCAGCAATGGGAAGGCTTATCTGAATCTGAAAAGCACTTCATCAGTCATGTTTTGGCATTTTTTGCCGCATCAGATGGAATTGTTTTGGAAAATTTGGCTGCTAGGTTTCTGAATGATGTGCAAATTCAAGAG gaggtcacgggttcaagcattggaaacagcctctggcagaaatgcaag GCACGCGCattttatggttttcaaattgCAATGGAAAATATTCACTCGG AGATGTACAGCTTGCTTCTGGAGACTTATATCAAGGACTCAAGGCAGAAAAATAAGCTTTTTAATGCAATTGAAAGCATTCCTTGCGTCTCACAAAAGGCCAAGTGGGCTTTGAATTGGATACAGAG TTCCAGCTCATTTGCTGAGAGGCTCGTAGCTTTTGCATGTGTTGAAGGAATTTTCTTTTCAGGAAG CTTTTGTGCTATCTTTTGGCTGAAAAAGAGAGGTTTGATGCCAGGATTGACTTTTTCAAATGAGCTCATTTCTAGGGATGAGGGTCTCCATTGTGACTTTGCTTGCCTTCTATATAG TTTTATCCGAAAGCAATTGACTAGGCAAAAGGTTCATCAAATTGTGAGTGAAGCTGTCGAAATTGAAACTGAATTTGTCTGTGATGCTCTTCCCTGTGCATTGATTGGCATGAATGCAGAACTAATGAGCCGGTACATAAAGTTTGTTGCCGATCGCCTCCTG GTTGCCTTAGGGTATGCCAAGAAGTATAATGTTGAAAACCCCTTTGATTGGATGGAGTTTATTTCGCTTCA GGGCAAAGCCAACTTCTTTGAGAGAAGAGTTGGTGACTATCAAAAGGCTTCTGTGATGTCAAGCTTGCAAGACAATGGCAAGAATTTTGAGTTCAAACTGGATGAAGACTTTTAG
- the LOC107841581 gene encoding ribonucleoside-diphosphate reductase small chain A isoform X1 has translation MGSLRKGTQRVLLLHEEEEGEEEPILKEQPQKYCTFPITYPQLWEMYKKAQAGFWTAEEVDLSQDLQQWEGLSESEKHFISHVLAFFAASDGIVLENLAARFLNDVQIQEVKLLPCDQEVTGSSIGNSLWQKCKARAFYGFQIAMENIHSEMYSLLLETYIKDSRQKNKLFNAIESIPCVSQKAKWALNWIQSSSSFAERLVAFACVEGIFFSGSFCAIFWLKKRGLMPGLTFSNELISRDEGLHCDFACLLYSFIRKQLTRQKVHQIVSEAVEIETEFVCDALPCALIGMNAELMSRYIKFVADRLLVALGYAKKYNVENPFDWMEFISLQGKANFFERRVGDYQKASVMSSLQDNGKNFEFKLDEDF, from the exons ATGGGTTCTTTGAGAAAAGGAACACAAAGGGTATTGCTATTGCATGAAGAAGAGGAAGGAGAAGAAGAACCAATCTTGAAAGAACAACCCCAAAAGTACTGCACTTTTCCTATTACATACCCACAACTTTGGGAAATGTACAAGAAAGCACAAGCCGGTTTCTGGACTG CTGAGGAGGTAGACCTGTCTCAGGATTTGCAGCAATGGGAAGGCTTATCTGAATCTGAAAAGCACTTCATCAGTCATGTTTTGGCATTTTTTGCCGCATCAGATGGAATTGTTTTGGAAAATTTGGCTGCTAGGTTTCTGAATGATGTGCAAATTCAAGAG gtaaagttgctgccatgtgaccaggaggtcacgggttcaagcattggaaacagcctctggcagaaatgcaag GCACGCGCattttatggttttcaaattgCAATGGAAAATATTCACTCGG AGATGTACAGCTTGCTTCTGGAGACTTATATCAAGGACTCAAGGCAGAAAAATAAGCTTTTTAATGCAATTGAAAGCATTCCTTGCGTCTCACAAAAGGCCAAGTGGGCTTTGAATTGGATACAGAG TTCCAGCTCATTTGCTGAGAGGCTCGTAGCTTTTGCATGTGTTGAAGGAATTTTCTTTTCAGGAAG CTTTTGTGCTATCTTTTGGCTGAAAAAGAGAGGTTTGATGCCAGGATTGACTTTTTCAAATGAGCTCATTTCTAGGGATGAGGGTCTCCATTGTGACTTTGCTTGCCTTCTATATAG TTTTATCCGAAAGCAATTGACTAGGCAAAAGGTTCATCAAATTGTGAGTGAAGCTGTCGAAATTGAAACTGAATTTGTCTGTGATGCTCTTCCCTGTGCATTGATTGGCATGAATGCAGAACTAATGAGCCGGTACATAAAGTTTGTTGCCGATCGCCTCCTG GTTGCCTTAGGGTATGCCAAGAAGTATAATGTTGAAAACCCCTTTGATTGGATGGAGTTTATTTCGCTTCA GGGCAAAGCCAACTTCTTTGAGAGAAGAGTTGGTGACTATCAAAAGGCTTCTGTGATGTCAAGCTTGCAAGACAATGGCAAGAATTTTGAGTTCAAACTGGATGAAGACTTTTAG
- the LOC107841581 gene encoding ribonucleoside-diphosphate reductase small chain A isoform X3: MGSLRKGTQRVLLLHEEEEGEEEPILKEQPQKYCTFPITYPQLWEMYKKAQAGFWTAEEVDLSQDLQQWEGLSESEKHFISHVLAFFAASDGIVLENLAARFLNDVQIQEARAFYGFQIAMENIHSEMYSLLLETYIKDSRQKNKLFNAIESIPCVSQKAKWALNWIQSSSSFAERLVAFACVEGIFFSGSFCAIFWLKKRGLMPGLTFSNELISRDEGLHCDFACLLYSFIRKQLTRQKVHQIVSEAVEIETEFVCDALPCALIGMNAELMSRYIKFVADRLLVALGYAKKYNVENPFDWMEFISLQGKANFFERRVGDYQKASVMSSLQDNGKNFEFKLDEDF; encoded by the exons ATGGGTTCTTTGAGAAAAGGAACACAAAGGGTATTGCTATTGCATGAAGAAGAGGAAGGAGAAGAAGAACCAATCTTGAAAGAACAACCCCAAAAGTACTGCACTTTTCCTATTACATACCCACAACTTTGGGAAATGTACAAGAAAGCACAAGCCGGTTTCTGGACTG CTGAGGAGGTAGACCTGTCTCAGGATTTGCAGCAATGGGAAGGCTTATCTGAATCTGAAAAGCACTTCATCAGTCATGTTTTGGCATTTTTTGCCGCATCAGATGGAATTGTTTTGGAAAATTTGGCTGCTAGGTTTCTGAATGATGTGCAAATTCAAGAG GCACGCGCattttatggttttcaaattgCAATGGAAAATATTCACTCGG AGATGTACAGCTTGCTTCTGGAGACTTATATCAAGGACTCAAGGCAGAAAAATAAGCTTTTTAATGCAATTGAAAGCATTCCTTGCGTCTCACAAAAGGCCAAGTGGGCTTTGAATTGGATACAGAG TTCCAGCTCATTTGCTGAGAGGCTCGTAGCTTTTGCATGTGTTGAAGGAATTTTCTTTTCAGGAAG CTTTTGTGCTATCTTTTGGCTGAAAAAGAGAGGTTTGATGCCAGGATTGACTTTTTCAAATGAGCTCATTTCTAGGGATGAGGGTCTCCATTGTGACTTTGCTTGCCTTCTATATAG TTTTATCCGAAAGCAATTGACTAGGCAAAAGGTTCATCAAATTGTGAGTGAAGCTGTCGAAATTGAAACTGAATTTGTCTGTGATGCTCTTCCCTGTGCATTGATTGGCATGAATGCAGAACTAATGAGCCGGTACATAAAGTTTGTTGCCGATCGCCTCCTG GTTGCCTTAGGGTATGCCAAGAAGTATAATGTTGAAAACCCCTTTGATTGGATGGAGTTTATTTCGCTTCA GGGCAAAGCCAACTTCTTTGAGAGAAGAGTTGGTGACTATCAAAAGGCTTCTGTGATGTCAAGCTTGCAAGACAATGGCAAGAATTTTGAGTTCAAACTGGATGAAGACTTTTAG